In one Arachis duranensis cultivar V14167 chromosome 9, aradu.V14167.gnm2.J7QH, whole genome shotgun sequence genomic region, the following are encoded:
- the LOC107495060 gene encoding pentatricopeptide repeat-containing protein At1g02370, mitochondrial: MNCKRLISGGSWLLRRLCTAATEALPPKKKESLYRKISSLNMTGGSVSQILNQYVMEGNVISKRELERYVVELRKYRKFQHALEIMEWLERRKINFALNDYAVYLDLVSKTKGVAAAENYFSGLPPRAKNKFTYGALLNCYCKELMTDKALAHFRKMDELHYVTNLAFNNLMTLYIRLGQPEKVPQLVEDMKQRKIPLNDFTYHIWMNSLGNLNDLDGVERVYDEMKRENNDKIDWHTYCNLTSIYVKAKQFEKAESMLKMLEEKAKPSMRDAYHFMLYLYAGTSNLQEVHRVWNSLKTVSPVTSTSYLTMMRALRKLNDTEGIIKCFKDWESNTVGYDIRLVSIAVSAYLSQNLYEEAESLFKEATCKSKGPFFKIHESFMIYFLEKRQLDNAMSHLEALVSESKWHPTPELVGAFLKYYEETDLDGVEELCRIFKSYNYDDSWLTTYITASKVSPEAHQMLKEDSQANHELQNLQADMHSG, from the exons ATGAATTGCAAGCGTCTAATTTCCGGAGGGTCATGGCTGCTCCGCCGGCTGTGCACGGCTGCCACTGAGGCTCTGCCACCGAAGAAGAAGGAATCTCTTTATCGGAAGATATCATCGCTGAACATGACCGGAGGGAGCGTGTCTCAGATACTGAACCAGTACGTAATGGAAGGTAACGTCATCAGCAAACGTGAGCTCGAAAGATATGTCGTGGAGCTCCGAAAGTATCGTAAGTTCCAGCACGCACTTGAG ATAATGGAATGGTTGGAGAGGAGGAAAATTAACTTTGCTTTGAATGATTATGCGGTGTACTTAGATCTTGTGTCGAAGACCAAAGGGGTGGCTGCAGCTGAGAATTACTTTAGTGGTCTTCCACCGCGTGCCAAGAACAAGTTTACATATGGTGCTCTTTTGAACTGTTACTGCAAGGAACTAATGACGGACAAGGCACTGGCTCATTTTAGAAAGATGGATGAGTTGCATTATGTCACTAACCTGGCCTTCAACAACTTGATGACTCTGTATATAAGGCTGGGTCAGCCCGAGAAGGTGCCTCAGCTGGTGGAAGATATGAAGCAGAGGAAGATCCCCTTGAATGATTTCACATATCATATATGGATGAATAGCCTCGGGAATCTGAATGACCTCGACGGTGTTGAAAGAGTCTATGACGagatgaaaagagaaaacaatGACAAAATTGATTGGCATACTTATTGCAACCTTACTTCTATCTATGTAAAGGCCAAACAGTTTGAGAAAGCCGAGTCTATGCTTAAGATGCTAGAGGAAAAGGCGAAACCCTCAATGCGGGACGCTTATCATTTCATGCTTTACCTCTACGCAGGCACTTCTAATCTACAAGAGGTTCATAGAGTGTGGAACTCCCTCAAGACGGTCTCCCCAGTGACCAGCACAAGTTATTTGACTATGATGCGTGCCCTTCGGAAGCTTAATGATACAGAGGGTATAATAAAATGCTTTAAGGATTGGGAATCTAACACTGTTGGTTATGATATAAGGTTGGTTAGTATTGCTGTCAGTGCTTACTTGAGTCAGAACCTGTATGAAGAAGCTGAATCACTCTTTAAAGAGGCTACTTGTAAGAGCAAAGGACCTTTCTTTAAGATTCACGAATCGTTCATGATCTACTTCTTGGAGAAGCGTCAGTTGGATAATGCCATGAGCCATCTTGAAGCACTGGTTTCAGAAAGCAAATGGCACCCTACACCAGAATTAGTAGGTGCCTTTCTGAAGTATTATGAAGAGACAGATCTTGATGGTGTTGAGGAGTTATGCAGGATTTTCAAGAGTTACAATTATGATGATTCCTGGCTTACAACGTACATTACAGCATCGAAAGTGTCTCctgaagctcatcaaatgttgAAAGAAGATTCTCAAGCAAACCATGAACTTCAGAACCTGCAAGCTGACATGCACTCTGGATAG
- the LOC107495053 gene encoding signal recognition particle 14 kDa protein isoform X1, producing MVLLQLDPFLNELTTMFERSTETGSVWVTLKRSSLKSKAVRNKMAAAGEAIDYKCLIRATNGKKTISTSVGTKDHQRFQASYATILKAHMTALKKRERKDKKKSAEADKREGTSKRPKKS from the exons ATG gtTCTTCTACAGCTAGATCCGTTTCTCAATGAACTCACCACCATGTTCGAGCGCAGCACCGAGACGGGCTCTGTTTGGGTTACACTTAAACgat CATCCTTGAAGTCTAAAGCCGTGAGGAATAAAATGGCCGCAGCTGGTGAAGCGATTGACTATAAATGCCTTATTCGTGCCACCAATGGGAAGAAGACAATTTCTACATCC GTTGGAACAAAGGATCATCAGCGCTTTCAAGCTTCTTATGCAACTATATTAAAGGCCCACATGACTGcattgaagaagagagaaaggaaaGACAAGAAGAAATCTGCGGAGGCTGATAAGAGAGAAGGCACTTCAAAGAGACCTAAGAAATCTTAA
- the LOC107495053 gene encoding signal recognition particle 14 kDa protein isoform X2 — protein MNSPPCSSAAPRRALFGLHLNDVSSLKSKAVRNKMAAAGEAIDYKCLIRATNGKKTISTSVGTKDHQRFQASYATILKAHMTALKKRERKDKKKSAEADKREGTSKRPKKS, from the exons ATGAACTCACCACCATGTTCGAGCGCAGCACCGAGACGGGCTCTGTTTGGGTTACACTTAAACgatgtgt CATCCTTGAAGTCTAAAGCCGTGAGGAATAAAATGGCCGCAGCTGGTGAAGCGATTGACTATAAATGCCTTATTCGTGCCACCAATGGGAAGAAGACAATTTCTACATCC GTTGGAACAAAGGATCATCAGCGCTTTCAAGCTTCTTATGCAACTATATTAAAGGCCCACATGACTGcattgaagaagagagaaaggaaaGACAAGAAGAAATCTGCGGAGGCTGATAAGAGAGAAGGCACTTCAAAGAGACCTAAGAAATCTTAA
- the LOC107495045 gene encoding beta-carotene isomerase D27, chloroplastic isoform X2 produces MKALGLVAARAPTGFTTSFHEPKQKPLRNNPFCVSCSSSSKTVQEQAKTAVLKSEYKPGVFDDFFLNLFRNKLVQEVGWDSQRPGYDGLIEVVNRLMMKGKTNSDTIEAAVRVLRALFPPFLLELYKIFIAPLGRGKIAAMMVARVTALTCQWLMGPCKVNSVELPDGTLCSSGVFVERCKYLEESKCVGICINTCKFPTQTFFKDHMGVPLLMEPNFADYSCQFKFGVLAPPHEDDSVLKEPCLEICPNAAKRRTVARNIDVTTCPKT; encoded by the exons ATGAAAGCGTTAGGCCTTGTTGCTGCTCGTGCCCCAACGGGGTTTACAACTTCTTTCCACGAACCTAAGCAGAAGCCTCTTCGGAACAATCCGTTTTGCGTTTCTTGCTCTTCTTCGTCCAAAACG GTACAAGAACAAGCTAAAACTGCTGTTCTAAAATCTGAATACAAGCCCGGAGTGTTTGATGATTTTTTCCTCAATTTATTCCGCAACAAATTGGTACAG GAGGTAGGATGGGACTCACAGAGACCTGGATATGATGGGCTTATCGAAGTTGTGAACCGTCTAATGATGAAGGGCAAAACAAATTCTGATACCATAGAAGCAGCG GTACGAGTATTGAGGGCTCTGTTCCCTCCATTCCTTTTGGAGCTCTATAAAATCTTTATAGCTCCTTTGGGAAGGGGCAAAATTGCTGCTATGATGGTTG CAAGGGTCACCGCACTGACTTGTCAATGGCTCATGGGCCCATGCAAAGTCAATTCCGTGGAGCTACCGGATGGAACCTTATGTAGTAGTGGG GTGTTTGTGGAGAGATGTAAGTACTTGGAGGAAAGCAAGTGTGTTGGTATTTGTATCAACACTTGTAAGTTTCCAACTCAG ACGTTCTTCAAGGATCATATGGGAGTTCCATTACTTATGGAACCCAATTTTGCTGATTACAGCTGTCAG TTCAAATTCGGAGTTCTTGCCCCACCGCATGAGGACGATAGTGTCTTGAAGGAACCTTGCTTGGAAATATGTCCGAATGCAGCAAAACGAAGAACAGTTGCCCGAAATATAGATGTAACTACGTGCCCGAAGACATAA
- the LOC107495045 gene encoding beta-carotene isomerase D27, chloroplastic isoform X1 — protein sequence MKALGLVAARAPTGFTTSFHEPKQKPLRNNPFCVSCSSSSKTVQEQAKTAVLKSEYKPGVFDDFFLNLFRNKLVQEVGWDSQRPGYDGLIEVVNRLMMKGKTNSDTIEAAVRVLRALFPPFLLELYKIFIAPLGRGKIAAMMVDILKCFGFEARVTALTCQWLMGPCKVNSVELPDGTLCSSGVFVERCKYLEESKCVGICINTCKFPTQTFFKDHMGVPLLMEPNFADYSCQFKFGVLAPPHEDDSVLKEPCLEICPNAAKRRTVARNIDVTTCPKT from the exons ATGAAAGCGTTAGGCCTTGTTGCTGCTCGTGCCCCAACGGGGTTTACAACTTCTTTCCACGAACCTAAGCAGAAGCCTCTTCGGAACAATCCGTTTTGCGTTTCTTGCTCTTCTTCGTCCAAAACG GTACAAGAACAAGCTAAAACTGCTGTTCTAAAATCTGAATACAAGCCCGGAGTGTTTGATGATTTTTTCCTCAATTTATTCCGCAACAAATTGGTACAG GAGGTAGGATGGGACTCACAGAGACCTGGATATGATGGGCTTATCGAAGTTGTGAACCGTCTAATGATGAAGGGCAAAACAAATTCTGATACCATAGAAGCAGCG GTACGAGTATTGAGGGCTCTGTTCCCTCCATTCCTTTTGGAGCTCTATAAAATCTTTATAGCTCCTTTGGGAAGGGGCAAAATTGCTGCTATGATGGTTG ATATCCTAAAATGTTTTGGGTTTGAAGCAAGGGTCACCGCACTGACTTGTCAATGGCTCATGGGCCCATGCAAAGTCAATTCCGTGGAGCTACCGGATGGAACCTTATGTAGTAGTGGG GTGTTTGTGGAGAGATGTAAGTACTTGGAGGAAAGCAAGTGTGTTGGTATTTGTATCAACACTTGTAAGTTTCCAACTCAG ACGTTCTTCAAGGATCATATGGGAGTTCCATTACTTATGGAACCCAATTTTGCTGATTACAGCTGTCAG TTCAAATTCGGAGTTCTTGCCCCACCGCATGAGGACGATAGTGTCTTGAAGGAACCTTGCTTGGAAATATGTCCGAATGCAGCAAAACGAAGAACAGTTGCCCGAAATATAGATGTAACTACGTGCCCGAAGACATAA